The following proteins are encoded in a genomic region of Bosea beijingensis:
- a CDS encoding TetR/AcrR family transcriptional regulator has protein sequence MVARSLDFVKTTDAAMADRSENSSSPVDDAMVRADQIADAALRLFARYGYKRSSMDDIAREAGLAKATLYLHFKGKDDVFRSMLDLLGRRVEARCREVVAAPGSFPKRLAALLHAHHGLAYASFGTGEHLVELKAVMNTIATRELQAFEQIFTRFARELLRQAEDRGEITLSRLSTSIEDWTAGMLFAAAGAKLGTAPSAEDYARRLDGIASVFAAALAA, from the coding sequence ATGGTCGCGCGCAGTTTGGATTTTGTCAAGACTACTGACGCTGCAATGGCCGACAGAAGCGAAAATTCCAGCTCTCCCGTCGATGATGCGATGGTTCGCGCCGACCAGATCGCCGATGCGGCGTTGCGCCTCTTCGCCCGCTACGGCTACAAGCGCAGCTCCATGGACGACATCGCCAGGGAAGCGGGGCTCGCCAAGGCGACGCTATACCTGCATTTCAAAGGCAAGGACGACGTCTTCCGCTCGATGCTGGATCTGCTCGGGCGCCGCGTCGAGGCACGTTGCCGTGAGGTCGTGGCGGCTCCGGGGTCGTTTCCGAAGCGGCTCGCCGCGCTGCTCCACGCCCATCACGGGCTGGCCTATGCCAGCTTCGGCACCGGCGAGCATCTCGTCGAGCTGAAGGCGGTGATGAACACGATCGCGACGCGCGAGCTGCAGGCCTTCGAGCAGATCTTCACGCGGTTCGCCCGCGAGCTGCTCCGCCAGGCCGAAGATCGGGGCGAGATCACCTTGTCGCGTTTGTCGACCAGCATCGAGGATTGGACGGCCGGCATGCTCTTCGCCGCTGCGGGAGCGAAGCTCGGGACGGCCCCGAGCGCCGAGGATTATGCGCGCAGGCTCGATGGTATCGCGTCGGTCTTTGCCGCCGCCCTTGCGGCATAA
- a CDS encoding class I SAM-dependent methyltransferase — protein MTAFSDPQAVARYAENPPRLVPGYADMQRMAMLLLAERAPADAHVLVVGAGGGLELKLFSEGQPKWSFVGVDPAAAMLDLARTTLGDHAGRTRFHEGFVHSAPEGPFDGATCILTLHFIEREERLRTLEQVRRRLKRGAPLVAAHYSIPEGELELWLSRSAAFSITSGVDPAQANAARAGIAERLPILSPGADEHLLREAGFSGTRLFYVGFAFRGWVAYA, from the coding sequence ATGACTGCGTTCTCCGACCCGCAAGCTGTTGCCCGCTATGCTGAGAACCCGCCTCGCCTGGTGCCAGGCTATGCTGACATGCAGCGAATGGCCATGCTCCTCCTCGCGGAACGCGCTCCGGCAGACGCCCATGTGTTGGTTGTCGGTGCTGGTGGCGGCCTTGAACTCAAGCTGTTCTCCGAAGGACAGCCCAAATGGTCGTTCGTCGGGGTGGATCCCGCCGCTGCAATGCTCGACCTTGCTCGGACCACCCTCGGCGATCACGCCGGTCGGACGCGGTTTCACGAGGGTTTCGTCCATAGCGCACCAGAAGGCCCGTTCGATGGCGCAACCTGCATCCTGACCCTTCACTTCATCGAGCGCGAGGAGCGGCTGCGCACCCTCGAACAGGTGCGGCGTCGCTTGAAGCGCGGCGCTCCACTCGTCGCCGCCCATTACAGCATCCCCGAAGGCGAGCTTGAGCTCTGGCTGTCGCGTTCTGCTGCGTTCTCGATCACGTCGGGTGTTGATCCCGCGCAGGCAAATGCCGCGCGCGCGGGAATCGCCGAGCGTCTGCCGATTCTATCTCCCGGCGCCGATGAACACTTGCTGCGCGAGGCGGGCTTCAGTGGCACCCGTCTCTTCTACGTAGGCTTCGCTTTTCGAGGTTGGGTCGCTTACGCCTGA
- a CDS encoding NAD(+) synthase yields MSFRNIHAHGLVRIACAAPRLKVADPAFNLAETLEMLQRADEGGASLCLFPELGISAYAIDDLLQQNALLDAVQDALAKLVAESRSLRCVAVVGAPLRVEGRLFNCAVAIHRGRILAAVPKTYLPNYREFYERRQFASGERAGALYVELCGQEVPFGTDILLTASDIPDLTVHMEICEDVWTPIPPSSYAALAGATLLLNLSASNVTIGKSDWRHALCKAHSGRCIAAYAYSAAGTGESTTDLAWDGQAMIYENGALLAEAERFAAEPQLILADIDLERLAMDRIRQNTFGDSADLNRDRLGFRRIGFALEPDRESDLGLAREIDRFPFVPNDDARLNELCFEAYNIQSHGLRKRLESTRLDKVVIGVSGGLDSTQALIVAAHTFDALGLPRENILAYTLPAFATSKDTKDNAWRLMRALGVSAEEIDMTPACRQMLVDIGHPFAKGEPVYDITFENVQAGARTSVLFRLANRHNGLVMGTGDLSELALGWCTYGVGDHMSHYNVNGSVPKTLIQHLIRWVAQSGRFGAEASDVMLDILATEISPELVPGDGDKPAQKTEDFVGPYALQDFNLFYTTRYGFRPSKIAFLSEHAWRDASAGDWPPNMEAGKRVAYDLTVIKRWLGVFIRRFFETSQFKRSAVPNGPKVSSGGSLSPRGDWRAPSDASAAPWLKDWERIPD; encoded by the coding sequence ATGAGTTTCCGCAACATCCACGCGCATGGTCTCGTTCGCATCGCCTGCGCTGCGCCACGGCTCAAGGTGGCCGACCCGGCCTTCAACTTGGCCGAGACCCTCGAGATGCTGCAACGCGCCGACGAAGGCGGCGCCTCGCTCTGCCTGTTCCCGGAGCTCGGCATCAGCGCCTATGCGATCGACGACCTGTTGCAGCAGAACGCCTTGCTCGATGCGGTGCAGGATGCTCTCGCGAAGCTCGTCGCGGAAAGCCGCAGCCTGCGCTGCGTCGCGGTCGTCGGCGCGCCCTTGCGTGTCGAGGGGCGGCTGTTCAACTGCGCCGTGGCGATCCATCGCGGCCGCATTCTCGCCGCCGTGCCCAAGACCTATCTGCCGAACTATCGCGAGTTCTACGAGCGCCGCCAGTTCGCCTCGGGCGAGCGGGCCGGAGCGCTCTATGTCGAGCTCTGCGGACAGGAGGTGCCTTTCGGCACCGACATCCTGCTGACCGCGAGCGATATCCCCGATCTCACCGTCCATATGGAGATCTGCGAGGATGTCTGGACGCCGATCCCGCCCTCGTCCTATGCGGCGCTCGCCGGCGCGACGCTGCTGCTCAATCTCTCGGCCTCGAACGTCACGATCGGCAAGTCCGACTGGCGCCATGCGCTTTGCAAGGCGCATTCGGGCCGCTGCATCGCGGCTTACGCCTATTCCGCTGCCGGCACCGGCGAGTCGACCACCGATCTCGCTTGGGACGGCCAGGCGATGATCTACGAGAACGGCGCGCTGCTCGCCGAGGCCGAGCGCTTCGCCGCCGAGCCGCAGCTCATCCTCGCCGATATCGATCTCGAACGGCTGGCGATGGACCGCATCCGCCAGAACACCTTCGGCGACAGCGCCGACCTCAACCGCGACCGGCTCGGCTTCCGCCGCATCGGGTTCGCGTTGGAGCCCGATCGCGAGAGCGATCTCGGCCTTGCCCGCGAAATCGATCGCTTCCCCTTCGTGCCGAATGACGATGCGCGCTTGAACGAGCTCTGCTTCGAGGCCTACAACATCCAGTCGCACGGCCTGCGCAAGCGGCTGGAGAGCACGCGGCTCGACAAGGTCGTGATCGGCGTCTCCGGCGGCCTCGATTCGACGCAGGCCCTGATCGTCGCCGCCCATACCTTCGACGCGCTCGGCCTGCCCCGCGAGAACATCCTCGCCTATACGCTGCCGGCTTTCGCGACGAGCAAGGACACCAAGGACAATGCCTGGCGCCTGATGCGGGCGCTCGGCGTCAGCGCCGAGGAGATCGACATGACGCCGGCCTGCCGGCAGATGCTGGTCGATATCGGCCATCCCTTCGCCAAGGGCGAGCCCGTCTACGATATTACGTTTGAGAACGTGCAGGCCGGCGCGCGCACCTCGGTGCTCTTCCGCCTCGCCAACCGGCATAATGGCCTGGTGATGGGCACCGGCGACCTGTCGGAATTGGCGCTCGGCTGGTGTACCTATGGCGTCGGCGATCACATGTCGCATTACAACGTCAACGGCTCGGTGCCGAAGACGCTGATCCAGCACCTGATCCGCTGGGTCGCCCAGTCCGGCCGTTTCGGCGCCGAAGCCTCGGACGTGATGCTCGACATCCTCGCGACCGAGATCTCGCCCGAGCTGGTGCCCGGCGATGGCGACAAGCCCGCGCAGAAGACCGAGGATTTCGTCGGCCCTTACGCGCTGCAGGATTTCAACCTGTTCTACACGACGCGCTATGGCTTCAGGCCCAGCAAGATCGCCTTCCTCTCCGAACATGCCTGGCGCGACGCTTCCGCCGGGGACTGGCCTCCGAACATGGAAGCGGGCAAGCGCGTCGCCTACGACTTGACCGTGATCAAGCGCTGGCTCGGCGTCTTCATCCGCCGCTTCTTCGAGACCAGTCAGTTCAAGCGTTCGGCCGTGCCGAACGGCCCGAAGGTCTCGTCCGGCGGCTCGCTCTCGCCGCGCGGCGACTGGCGCGCGCCGAGCGACGCCTCGGCCGCACCCTGGCTCAAGGATTGGGAGCGCATTCCGGATTGA
- a CDS encoding LysR family transcriptional regulator ArgP, with the protein MLDYAALAAVAAVLREGSFDKAAAVLGVTPSAVSQRVKGLEERLGVALLTRGAPCLPTPSGARLCAHLDRVRLLEADMSGEFQGLVGPGDEKPTLRVAVNSDSLATWFPHAAAQFTAASGALLELVLDDEAHTAERLRTGEVVAAVSADLAPVAGCRIHPLGALDYAAVASPAFHAEQFANGVDGRALRSAPMLRFDRRDELQFRWMRDAHGEAILPPTHWAPSTHGMLELTLAGLGWSMVPISMAAPLFAQGRLVELQPLHRVAVPLNWQRTRLNTQLLDVMTRAVRQVAAQQLRPLEAQAEPDRNPQ; encoded by the coding sequence ATGCTGGATTATGCGGCGCTCGCTGCCGTCGCAGCGGTTCTGCGCGAGGGCAGCTTCGACAAGGCGGCCGCTGTTCTCGGCGTCACGCCTTCTGCGGTCTCCCAGCGCGTCAAAGGATTGGAAGAGCGTCTTGGGGTCGCGTTGCTGACCCGCGGGGCGCCGTGCCTGCCGACCCCGAGCGGTGCCAGGCTCTGCGCCCATCTCGATCGCGTCAGGCTGCTGGAGGCCGACATGTCCGGCGAGTTTCAGGGCTTGGTCGGGCCGGGGGATGAAAAGCCGACGCTGCGGGTCGCCGTCAATTCCGACAGCCTCGCCACATGGTTCCCGCACGCCGCCGCGCAATTCACGGCTGCAAGCGGCGCGCTGCTCGAATTGGTCCTGGACGACGAAGCGCATACGGCCGAAAGACTGCGGACCGGCGAGGTGGTGGCCGCCGTCAGCGCCGATCTCGCGCCGGTGGCCGGTTGCAGGATCCATCCACTGGGTGCCCTGGACTACGCTGCCGTGGCAAGCCCCGCCTTCCATGCCGAGCAATTCGCGAATGGGGTCGATGGCCGGGCATTGCGATCGGCGCCCATGCTGCGCTTCGACCGGCGCGACGAATTGCAGTTCCGCTGGATGCGGGACGCCCATGGCGAGGCCATCTTGCCGCCGACGCATTGGGCTCCCTCGACGCACGGGATGCTTGAATTGACGCTTGCCGGCCTGGGCTGGTCGATGGTGCCGATCAGCATGGCCGCGCCCCTGTTCGCGCAGGGGCGCCTGGTCGAATTGCAGCCTCTCCATCGGGTCGCGGTGCCGTTGAACTGGCAGCGCACGCGGCTGAACACGCAACTGCTCGACGTCATGACCAGGGCCGTAAGGCAGGTAGCGGCCCAGCAGCTTCGGCCGCTTGAGGCGCAGGCCGAGCCCGACCGGAATCCGCAATGA
- a CDS encoding ABC transporter ATP-binding protein: protein MTSPILTVSNLTTSFRVEGQWKSVVRNLSFDIKPKETLAVVGESGSGKSVTALSIMRLTPPQSSKIEGSIKLNGKELLTLPDSDMRHIRGNEIAMIFQEPMTSLNPVLTIGFQIAEALILHRGLSRSEAEAETIRLLEKVRIPAAKSRFHEYPHRFSGGMRQRVMIAMALACKPKLLIADEPTTALDVTIQAQTLELIKTLQDEEGMSVLFITHDMGVVAEIADRTVVMYNGDEVETGATEDIFASPKKPYTKALISAVPRLGSMIGKGRPMRFPVVDRNTGESDVPVEVPDTVKAAERPVLEVAGLTTRFEIRGGLLSAVKGRVHAVENVSFSLMAGETLALVGESGCGKSTTGRSVMRLIEPLAGSVLLDGVDVLKLNQHDLREQRKRMQMIFQDPFASLNPRMNVGTAVAEPLLINNLASRSEARDKVADLLKRVGLQPEMANRFPHEFSGGQRQRICIARALAVEPRLIVADEAVSALDVSVKAQVVNLMLDLQARMGLGYLFISHDMAVVERVSHRVAVMYLGEIVEIGPREAIFQNPQHPYTKRLLAAVPIADPARRLQKRPVSNDEIKSPVRPADYVPPVRQYREVSPGHAVMIWGEEWEKKGPAAIAA, encoded by the coding sequence TGACCGCGCTGTCGATCATGCGCCTGACCCCGCCGCAGTCGAGCAAGATCGAGGGCTCCATCAAGCTCAACGGCAAGGAACTCCTGACCCTGCCGGATTCGGATATGCGCCATATCCGCGGCAACGAGATCGCGATGATCTTCCAGGAGCCGATGACCTCGCTCAACCCGGTGCTGACCATCGGCTTCCAGATCGCGGAAGCCCTGATCCTGCATCGCGGCCTGTCGCGTTCGGAGGCCGAGGCCGAGACCATCCGCCTGCTCGAGAAGGTCCGCATCCCCGCGGCGAAGTCCCGCTTCCACGAGTATCCGCACCGCTTCTCGGGCGGCATGCGCCAGCGCGTGATGATCGCGATGGCGCTGGCCTGCAAGCCGAAGCTCCTGATCGCCGACGAGCCGACCACCGCGCTCGACGTGACCATCCAGGCGCAGACGCTGGAGCTGATCAAGACGCTGCAGGACGAGGAGGGCATGTCCGTCCTCTTCATCACCCACGACATGGGCGTCGTCGCCGAGATCGCCGACCGCACGGTCGTGATGTACAATGGCGACGAGGTCGAGACCGGCGCGACCGAGGACATCTTCGCCAGCCCGAAGAAGCCCTACACCAAGGCGCTGATCTCCGCCGTGCCGCGGCTCGGCTCGATGATCGGCAAGGGGCGCCCGATGCGCTTCCCGGTCGTCGACCGCAATACCGGCGAGTCCGACGTCCCGGTCGAGGTTCCCGATACCGTCAAGGCGGCCGAACGCCCGGTGCTCGAAGTCGCCGGCCTGACGACGCGCTTCGAGATCCGCGGTGGCCTGCTCTCCGCGGTCAAGGGCCGGGTCCATGCGGTCGAGAACGTCTCCTTCAGCCTGATGGCCGGCGAGACGCTGGCGCTGGTCGGCGAATCCGGCTGCGGCAAGTCGACGACCGGCCGCTCCGTGATGCGCCTGATCGAGCCGCTCGCGGGCTCGGTGCTGCTCGACGGCGTCGATGTGCTGAAGCTCAACCAGCATGACTTGCGCGAGCAGCGCAAGCGCATGCAGATGATCTTCCAGGACCCCTTCGCCTCGCTGAACCCGCGCATGAACGTGGGCACGGCCGTGGCCGAGCCGCTGCTGATTAACAACCTCGCCAGCCGCTCGGAAGCGCGCGACAAGGTCGCCGACCTGCTCAAGCGCGTCGGCCTGCAGCCGGAAATGGCGAACCGCTTCCCGCACGAGTTCTCGGGCGGCCAGCGCCAGCGCATCTGCATCGCACGTGCGCTCGCGGTCGAACCGCGCCTGATCGTGGCGGACGAGGCGGTCTCGGCGCTCGACGTCTCGGTGAAGGCGCAGGTGGTGAACCTGATGCTCGACCTGCAGGCCCGCATGGGCCTGGGCTATCTCTTCATCTCGCATGACATGGCGGTGGTGGAGCGCGTCAGTCATCGCGTCGCGGTGATGTATCTCGGCGAGATCGTCGAGATCGGCCCGCGCGAGGCGATCTTCCAGAACCCGCAGCACCCCTACACCAAGCGCCTGCTAGCAGCGGTGCCGATCGCCGATCCGGCCCGGCGCCTGCAGAAGCGCCCGGTCTCGAACGACGAGATCAAGAGCCCGGTCCGACCGGCCGACTACGTCCCGCCGGTGCGCCAGTACCGCGAGGTCTCGCCGGGCCATGCCGTGATGATCTGGGGCGAGGAATGGGAGAAGAAGGGCCCGGCCGCGATCGCGGCCTGA
- a CDS encoding LysE/ArgO family amino acid transporter has protein sequence MDSAFLSAALKGFMLSAGLIMAIGAQNMFVLRQGLKREHVWPIVMFCAAADAMLIVAGVNGLGALLSAVPGLSMALSLGGAAFLSWYGYGALRRSMAPSSLIVDHQAGISLTTALASTAAFTFLNPHVYIDTVMLMGTIGSSIPADERPWFVMGAASASFAWFASLGFGARFLAPLFAQPITWRMLDLLIALMMAALAVSLLRDALIG, from the coding sequence ATGGACTCAGCTTTCCTCTCGGCCGCCCTGAAGGGCTTCATGCTATCCGCGGGCCTGATCATGGCGATCGGCGCGCAAAACATGTTCGTGCTCAGGCAAGGACTCAAGCGCGAGCATGTCTGGCCCATCGTGATGTTCTGTGCGGCAGCCGACGCCATGCTGATCGTCGCCGGCGTCAACGGGCTGGGCGCGCTGCTTTCGGCGGTACCCGGTCTTTCGATGGCGTTGAGCCTTGGCGGGGCCGCTTTCCTGAGCTGGTACGGCTACGGCGCCCTGCGTCGCTCCATGGCCCCGTCGAGCCTGATCGTCGATCACCAGGCCGGCATCTCGCTCACGACGGCTCTCGCCAGCACGGCCGCATTCACCTTCCTCAACCCGCATGTCTATATCGACACGGTCATGCTGATGGGCACGATCGGGAGCAGCATCCCCGCGGACGAGAGGCCGTGGTTCGTCATGGGGGCCGCATCGGCCAGCTTCGCCTGGTTTGCATCGCTCGGTTTCGGAGCGCGTTTCCTGGCCCCGCTCTTCGCGCAGCCGATCACCTGGCGAATGCTCGATCTGCTGATTGCCCTGATGATGGCGGCGCTCGCCGTCAGCCTCCTGCGGGACGCCTTGATCGGCTGA
- a CDS encoding xanthine dehydrogenase family protein molybdopterin-binding subunit, with protein sequence MTAHDPKLSRRSLLTGAGALVIGFNLPRNARAQSGAAAGYRPGGNDSFAPNAFIRVAPDDTVTVIVKHIEFGQGPFTGLATLAAEEMDAAWSQMRAEHAIADVKLYANLALGVQGTGGSTAIANSWEQMRKAGAAARTMLVQAAADAWKVPAAEIKVEAGVISHASGKQGRFGEFAEAAAKLPVPENPPLKPASAYKLIGKDGAVKRLDSADKTRGKAQFTIDIHTPNMLTVVVARSPRFGGKVASFDAAATLKVRGVVDVKQIGSGVAVYATGMWPALKGREVLKVTWDDSEAEKRGSAELIAEYRKLARQPGTVAGSHGDAEAALAKADKVIEAEFVFPYLAHAPMEPLDGYLEWDGTQALARFGSQFQTTEHQTIATILGLPPEKVRLETMLAGGSFGRRAQVSQHVAAELAMAAKAIGPNRPVKVVWTREDDLAGGYYRPLFVHRLRGAVKDGKIAAWSNTLVGQSFFLGTPFEALVVKNGIDATSVEGANKIFYEVPDFRCDVHNPKVGVPTLWWRSVGHTHTGYAVECFIDELLQAAGQDPLQGRLALMGDKHPRAAAVLKAVGEMANWKGSAPVDGRARGVAVVESFNSFVAQIAEVSMGPEGEPKVHKVWCAVDCGVAVNPDIIRAQMEGGIGFGLGHALYGQITLDGGRPVQTNFHEYRSLRIHEMPEVEVRIIASTEKPTGVGEPGVPPIGPAVANALAALGHGRPRQLPMQGGSV encoded by the coding sequence ATGACCGCGCATGATCCAAAGCTCTCCCGCCGTTCCCTGCTGACGGGCGCCGGCGCCCTCGTCATCGGCTTCAACCTGCCGCGGAACGCCCGCGCCCAGTCCGGCGCCGCCGCCGGCTATCGGCCGGGCGGCAATGACAGCTTCGCGCCGAATGCCTTCATCCGCGTCGCGCCGGACGACACCGTGACCGTCATCGTCAAGCATATCGAATTCGGCCAGGGACCGTTCACGGGGCTTGCGACGCTCGCCGCCGAGGAGATGGACGCCGCCTGGAGCCAGATGCGGGCCGAGCACGCCATCGCCGACGTCAAGCTCTACGCCAATCTCGCGCTCGGCGTGCAGGGCACCGGCGGCTCGACCGCCATCGCCAATAGCTGGGAGCAGATGCGCAAGGCCGGCGCCGCGGCGCGTACCATGCTCGTCCAGGCCGCAGCCGACGCCTGGAAGGTCCCCGCTGCCGAGATCAAGGTCGAGGCCGGCGTGATCAGCCATGCCTCCGGCAAACAGGGCCGCTTCGGCGAATTCGCCGAGGCCGCCGCCAAGCTGCCCGTGCCCGAGAACCCACCGCTGAAGCCAGCCTCGGCCTACAAGCTGATCGGCAAGGACGGCGCGGTGAAGCGGCTCGACAGCGCCGACAAGACGCGCGGCAAGGCGCAGTTCACCATCGACATCCACACGCCGAACATGCTGACCGTCGTCGTTGCCCGCTCGCCGCGCTTCGGCGGCAAGGTCGCGAGCTTCGATGCCGCCGCTACGCTCAAGGTCAGGGGCGTGGTCGACGTCAAGCAGATCGGCTCCGGCGTCGCGGTCTATGCCACCGGCATGTGGCCGGCGCTGAAGGGCCGCGAGGTCCTCAAGGTCACCTGGGACGACAGCGAGGCGGAGAAGCGCGGCAGCGCCGAGCTGATCGCCGAATACCGCAAGCTCGCCCGCCAGCCCGGCACCGTCGCCGGCAGCCATGGCGATGCCGAGGCCGCGCTCGCCAAGGCCGACAAGGTCATCGAGGCTGAGTTCGTCTTCCCCTATCTCGCCCATGCGCCGATGGAGCCGCTCGACGGCTATCTGGAATGGGACGGTACCCAGGCGCTCGCCCGCTTCGGCAGCCAGTTCCAGACCACAGAGCACCAGACCATTGCCACCATCCTCGGCCTGCCGCCGGAGAAGGTCAGGCTCGAGACCATGCTGGCCGGCGGCAGCTTCGGTCGGCGTGCCCAGGTCAGCCAGCATGTCGCGGCCGAGCTCGCCATGGCCGCCAAGGCGATCGGCCCGAACCGTCCGGTCAAGGTCGTCTGGACCCGCGAGGACGATCTCGCCGGCGGCTATTACCGCCCGCTCTTCGTGCATCGCCTGCGGGGCGCGGTGAAGGACGGCAAGATCGCGGCCTGGTCGAACACGCTGGTCGGCCAATCCTTCTTCCTCGGCACGCCCTTCGAGGCGTTGGTGGTGAAGAACGGCATCGATGCGACCTCTGTCGAGGGTGCCAACAAGATCTTCTACGAGGTGCCGGATTTCCGCTGCGACGTGCATAATCCCAAAGTCGGTGTGCCGACCTTGTGGTGGCGCTCCGTCGGCCACACCCATACCGGCTATGCCGTCGAATGCTTCATCGACGAGCTCCTGCAGGCGGCTGGCCAGGACCCGCTGCAGGGCCGGCTCGCATTGATGGGCGACAAGCACCCGCGCGCCGCCGCCGTGCTCAAGGCCGTCGGCGAAATGGCGAACTGGAAAGGTTCCGCGCCGGTCGATGGCCGGGCCCGCGGCGTCGCGGTGGTCGAAAGCTTCAACTCCTTCGTCGCCCAGATCGCCGAGGTCTCGATGGGGCCGGAGGGCGAGCCGAAGGTCCATAAGGTCTGGTGCGCGGTGGATTGCGGCGTCGCCGTCAACCCCGACATCATCCGCGCCCAGATGGAGGGCGGCATCGGCTTCGGCCTCGGCCACGCCCTCTACGGCCAGATCACGCTCGATGGCGGCCGGCCGGTCCAGACCAATTTCCACGAGTATCGCTCGCTGCGCATCCACGAGATGCCGGAGGTCGAGGTCAGGATCATCGCCTCGACGGAGAAGCCGACCGGCGTCGGCGAGCCCGGCGTGCCGCCGATCGGCCCCGCCGTCGCTAATGCGCTCGCGGCGCTCGGCCATGGCCGGCCCCGCCAGTTGCCGATGCAGGGAGGCTCGGTCTGA
- a CDS encoding YeiH family protein → MTTHAPAPTPAPSSSLLRSAGRILPGLALCAAISALAFVLEHLEAFATGRAWLEALVLAILIGTAIRSVWTPSERWRPGITFSAKMVLEIAVVLLGASLNMAMIVAAGPALLAGIAAVVAMALVFSFLIGRALGLPKRMAVLVACGNSICGNSAIAAVAPVIGADGKDVASSIAFTAVLGVLVVLGLPLLVPLLRLSETQYGVLAGLTVYAVPQVLAATAPVAAASVQIGTLVKLVRVLMLGPVVLILSILGHRLREDTDAVGVRPASRRLAVNKLVPWFIIAFLGMAALRSHGLIPETALAPIAKTATVLTIISMAALGLGVDIRVVARAGGRVTAAVTLSLIVLTAVSLGLIRLLGIA, encoded by the coding sequence ATGACCACGCACGCTCCAGCCCCCACGCCCGCGCCGTCCAGCTCCCTCCTGCGGAGCGCGGGCCGCATCCTGCCGGGCCTCGCCCTCTGCGCCGCCATCAGCGCGCTGGCTTTCGTGCTGGAACATCTCGAAGCCTTCGCCACGGGCCGCGCCTGGCTGGAGGCCCTGGTGCTGGCAATCCTGATCGGCACCGCCATCCGCTCGGTCTGGACGCCTTCCGAGCGCTGGCGCCCGGGCATCACCTTCTCGGCGAAGATGGTCCTGGAAATCGCCGTCGTGCTGCTCGGCGCGTCCCTGAACATGGCAATGATCGTCGCAGCCGGGCCGGCATTGCTCGCCGGAATTGCGGCAGTCGTGGCGATGGCGCTCGTCTTCAGCTTCCTGATCGGCCGGGCGCTCGGGCTGCCGAAACGCATGGCGGTCCTCGTCGCCTGCGGCAATTCGATCTGCGGCAATTCCGCCATCGCCGCCGTCGCGCCGGTCATCGGCGCGGACGGCAAGGATGTCGCCTCCTCCATCGCCTTCACCGCGGTTCTGGGTGTGCTGGTCGTGCTCGGGCTGCCCCTGCTCGTCCCGCTGCTGCGCCTGAGCGAGACGCAATACGGCGTTCTCGCCGGGCTCACGGTCTATGCCGTGCCGCAGGTCCTGGCCGCGACGGCGCCGGTTGCCGCGGCAAGCGTCCAGATCGGCACTCTCGTCAAGCTCGTCCGCGTCCTCATGCTGGGACCGGTCGTGCTGATCCTTTCCATCCTCGGGCACCGGTTGCGGGAAGATACGGATGCGGTCGGCGTCAGGCCGGCATCGCGACGCCTGGCCGTCAACAAGCTCGTGCCCTGGTTCATCATCGCATTTTTGGGCATGGCGGCGCTGCGCAGCCACGGCCTCATCCCGGAGACCGCCCTTGCCCCCATCGCCAAGACCGCGACCGTCCTCACCATCATCTCGATGGCGGCGCTCGGCCTCGGGGTCGATATCCGCGTCGTCGCTCGCGCCGGCGGTCGGGTCACCGCCGCGGTCACCCTGTCCCTGATCGTCCTGACCGCCGTCAGCCTCGGCCTGATTCGCCTGCTCGGCATCGCCTGA
- a CDS encoding (2Fe-2S)-binding protein, with translation MVSLKVNGTTHTVDADDDTPLLWAIRDNLGLTGTKFGCGVAQCGACTVFIDGQPLRACVTPVSAVGTGEITTIEGLAGKEADAVQAAWIARDVPQCGYCQSGQVMSAIALLKENRKPTDRDIDLAMNGNICRCATYVRIRAAIHDAARALEI, from the coding sequence ATGGTCTCTCTCAAGGTCAACGGGACGACGCACACCGTCGATGCCGACGACGACACGCCCCTGCTCTGGGCGATCCGCGACAATCTCGGCCTCACCGGCACCAAGTTCGGCTGCGGCGTCGCGCAATGCGGCGCCTGTACCGTCTTCATCGACGGCCAGCCGCTGCGCGCCTGCGTGACGCCGGTCTCGGCCGTCGGCACCGGCGAGATCACCACAATCGAAGGCCTCGCCGGCAAGGAGGCGGACGCCGTCCAGGCGGCCTGGATCGCCCGCGACGTGCCGCAATGCGGCTATTGCCAGTCCGGCCAGGTGATGAGCGCCATCGCGCTCCTGAAGGAAAACCGGAAGCCGACCGACCGCGATATCGACCTCGCGATGAACGGCAATATCTGCCGCTGCGCCACTTACGTCCGCATCCGCGCCGCGATCCATGACGCGGCCCGCGCGCTGGAGATCTGA